A genomic window from Alkalihalobacillus sp. AL-G includes:
- a CDS encoding CBO0543 family protein — protein sequence MNILLFIVYGLIGLKFGKWKNFNVFYPTLLFFIIGDLLYQFLLFEHTMWMFHPVGLIDKWFHLNHTLIVLGKMMIQYPVTIAIFLAQMPSDNTNKLLWVGLWSGIYAVFEGVAQLSGILTYHRGWHYGWDLIFNVIIFSMLLLHHKKPLIAWFLCIPIILGLWWIFDVPFSVLK from the coding sequence ATGAATATATTGCTCTTTATAGTTTATGGACTTATAGGTTTGAAATTTGGTAAGTGGAAAAATTTTAACGTATTTTATCCAACCCTTCTCTTTTTTATCATTGGGGATCTTTTATACCAATTCCTATTATTTGAACATACTATGTGGATGTTTCATCCAGTTGGATTGATTGATAAATGGTTCCACCTAAATCATACGTTGATTGTACTTGGGAAAATGATGATTCAATACCCGGTAACCATTGCCATTTTTCTTGCGCAAATGCCTTCAGATAATACAAACAAATTGCTTTGGGTCGGTCTATGGTCAGGAATTTATGCTGTTTTTGAAGGAGTTGCACAATTATCAGGTATTTTAACTTATCATCGTGGTTGGCATTATGGGTGGGATTTAATATTTAATGTCATTATTTTTTCAATGTTGTTATTACATCATAAAAAACCCCTAATTGCGTGGTTTCTTTGTATCCCAATAATATTAGGATTGTGGTGGATATTTGATGTACCATTTTCCGTGTTAAAATAA